The following proteins are co-located in the Bubalus bubalis isolate 160015118507 breed Murrah chromosome 21, NDDB_SH_1, whole genome shotgun sequence genome:
- the UROC1 gene encoding urocanate hydratase isoform X3 — translation MRLTLWLALKNALRYFPPDVQEVLAPEFAQELRLYGHIYMYRFCPDLEMRAYPVERYPCRTRAAAAIMLMIMNNLDPAVAQFPQELVTYGGNGQVFSNWAQFWLTMSYLAQMTEEQTLVMYSGHPLGLFPSSPEAPRLVITNGMVIPNYSSRTEYEKLFAMGVTMYGQMTAGSYCYIGPQGIVHGTVLTVLNAGRRYLGLQDLAGKVFVTSGLGGMSGAQAKAAVIVGCIGVIAEVDGAALMKRHRQGWLMEVTDSLDRCIERLREARKRKEVLSLGYHGNVVDLWERLVHELDTTGELLVDLGSDQTSCHNPFNGGYYPVQLGFAEAQSLMASDPTAFKSLVQESLRRHVSAINRLAREHFFFWDYGNAFLLEAQRAGADVGKPGANRTEFRYPSYVQHIMGDIFSQGFGPFRWVCTSGDPQDLAVTDQLATSALEEIVAAGVTPAVKLQYVDNIRWIREAAKHQLVVGSQARILYSDQKGRVAIAVAFNEAIARGELKAPVVLSRDHHDVSGTDSPFRETSNIYDGSAFCADMAVQNFVGDAFRGATWIALHNGGGVGWGEVINGGFGLVLDGTEDAEQKARRVLSWDVANGVSDRQHLPRLSPVQTADPPPSRKVARRCWSGSPTAYEVICQTMREDTGMVVTLPHAVADERLLQALRL, via the exons CGCTTTTGCCCCGACCTGGAGATGAG GGCCTACCCGGTGGAGCGATATCCCTGCCGGACGAGGGCGGCTGCAGCCATCATGCTTATGATCATGAACAACCTGGACCCGGCCGTGGCGCAG TTTCCCCAGGAGCTCGTGACCTACGGAGGAAACGGGCAGGTGTTCAGCAACTGGGCGCAG TTCTGGCTGACAATGTCTTACTTGGCCCAAATGACCGAGGAACAGACGCTGGTCATGTACAGCGGACACCCGCTTGGCCTTTTTCCCAGCAGCCCTGAGGCCCCCAGGCTGGTCATCACCAACGGGATG GTCATTCCCAACTACTCCTCCAGGACAGAGTACGAGAAGCTCTTTGCCATGGGGGTTACCAT GTACGGCCAGATGACGGCAGGCAGTTACTGCTACATCGGCCCCCAGGGCATCGTCCATGGCACGGTG cTCACTGTGCTGAATGCGGGGCGGCGCTACCTAGGGCTCCAGGACCTGGCGGGCAAGGTCTTTGTCACCTCCGGGCTGGGCGGCATGAGTGGGGCTCAGGCCAAAGCGGCCGTCATCGTGGGGTGCATCGGTGTGATCGCAGAG GTGGATGGCGCGGCCCTCATGAAACGCCACAGGCAAGGCTGGCTGATGGAAGTGACTGACAGCTTGGACCGCTGCATCGAAAGACTCAG GGAAgcgaggaagaggaaggaggtgcTCAGCCTTGGTTACCATGGCAACGTGGTGGACCTCTG GGAGCGCCTGGTCCACGAACTGGACACGACGGGGGAGCTCCTGGTGGACCTGGGGTCCGACCAGACATCCTGCCACAACCCGTTCAACGGTGGTTACTACCCTGTGCAGCTGGGCTTCGCAGAGGCCCAGAGCCTCATGGCTTCTGACCCCACTGCCTTCAAAAGCCTGGTCCAGGAGAG CCTGCGGAGGCACGTGTCAGCCATCAACAGGCTGGCCCGGGAGCATTTCTTCTTTTGGGACTATGGCAACGCCTTCCTCCTGGAGGCCCAGAGAGCCG GGGCCGACGTGGGGAAGCCAGGCGCCAACAGGACAGAGTTCCGCTACCCCTCCTACGTCCAGCACATCATGGG GGACATCTTCTCCCAGGGCTTTGGGCCTTTCCGCTGGGTGTGCACCTCGGGAGACCCCCAGGACCTGGCAGTCACAGATCAGCTGGCCACGTCTGCGTTGGAGGAGATTGTTGCTGCTGGAG TGACCCCGGCTGTGAAGCTCCAGTACGTggacaacatccgctggatccgGGAGGCTGCCAAGCACCAGCTG GTGGTGGGCTCCCAGGCCAGGATCCTGTACTCGGACCAGAAAGGCCGTGTGGCCATCGCCGTGGCCTTCAACGAAGCCATCGCCCGTGGGGAGCTCAAG GCGCCGGTGGTCCTGAGCCGAGACCACCATGACGTAAGTGGCACCGACAGCCCCTTTCGGGAGACCTCCAACATTTACGACGGCTCTGCCTTCTGTGCAG ACATGGCTGTGCAGAACTTTGTGGGTGACGCGTTCCGTGGAGCCACCTGGATCGCTCTGCACAACGGCGGGGGTGTTGGCTG GGGTGAGGTGATCAACGGGGGCTTTGGCCTCGTGCTGGACGGGACTGAGGATGCCGAGCAGAAGGCCAGGCGGGTGCTCAGCTGGGACGTCGCCAACGGAGTGAGTGACCGCCAGCACCTCCCAAGGCTCTCCCCTGTGCAGACTGCAGACCCTCCTCCTTCCAGAAAG gTAGCCCGCCGCTGCTGGTCCGGGAGCCCCACGGCCTACGAGGTGATCTGCCAGACGATGCGGGAGGACACTGGCATGGTGGTGACGCTGCCGCACGCCGTGGCGGACGAGCGTCTGCTCCAGGCCCTGCGGCTGTGA